A DNA window from Ornithobacterium rhinotracheale DSM 15997 contains the following coding sequences:
- a CDS encoding glycosyltransferase family 2 protein produces MKTAIVILNWNGKKWLKAFLPSLLKYSEQADIYVIDNASTDDDVEFLSTNFPSVKIVQNAQNYGFAGGYNEGLKHISADLFCLLNSDVEVSEGWLPPVLDLFNQDETLAAVQPKILDYNQKDQFEYAGAAGGFLDNLGYPFCRGRIFWTLEKDQHQYNDVLPIFWASGACLFIRSEVFWKAGGFDADFFAHMEEIDLCWRLQNLGYKILYCGHSTVYHVGGGTLQKNSPRKTYLNFRNSLFMLEKNLPLYKVFPVIFSRLVLDGITALVFWRYEGFNHLKAIFFAHMDFYKKLGHFWKKRQKTQRKFWAKRLVPFQYFILGKKYMKDLF; encoded by the coding sequence TTGAAAACTGCCATCGTAATACTGAACTGGAACGGAAAAAAATGGCTAAAAGCCTTTTTACCATCATTGCTAAAATATAGCGAGCAAGCTGATATTTATGTGATAGATAACGCATCTACCGATGACGATGTGGAATTTCTGTCTACCAACTTCCCGAGCGTAAAAATCGTTCAAAATGCTCAAAATTATGGTTTTGCTGGCGGCTACAATGAAGGACTAAAACATATTTCGGCAGATTTATTTTGCTTGCTCAACTCCGATGTCGAAGTTTCTGAAGGCTGGCTGCCTCCCGTGCTGGATTTATTTAATCAAGATGAAACTTTGGCGGCTGTTCAACCTAAAATTTTAGATTATAATCAAAAAGATCAATTTGAATATGCAGGCGCAGCTGGTGGATTTTTAGACAACTTAGGCTATCCGTTTTGTCGTGGTAGAATTTTCTGGACATTGGAAAAAGACCAACATCAGTATAACGATGTGCTCCCCATTTTTTGGGCGTCTGGCGCGTGCCTATTTATTCGTAGCGAAGTTTTCTGGAAAGCGGGTGGCTTTGATGCCGATTTCTTTGCCCATATGGAAGAGATTGATTTATGCTGGAGATTACAAAATCTGGGCTACAAAATTCTGTATTGCGGACATTCTACGGTGTACCATGTGGGTGGTGGCACTTTGCAAAAAAACAGCCCGCGCAAAACTTATTTAAATTTCCGAAATAGCCTCTTTATGTTGGAGAAAAATTTACCTCTATACAAAGTGTTTCCCGTGATTTTCTCCCGCCTAGTTTTAGACGGAATCACAGCCCTTGTTTTCTGGCGCTATGAGGGATTTAACCACTTAAAAGCCATCTTTTTTGCGCATATGGATTTTTATAAAAAGCTAGGACATTTCTGGAAGAAAAGACAAAAAACTCAACGAAAGTTTTGGGCAAAACGCTTGGTGCCTTTTCAATATTTTATTTTAGGCAAAAAATATATGAAGGATTTATTTTAG
- the rpsL gene encoding 30S ribosomal protein S12 has protein sequence MPTIQQLVRKGRNKLTKKSKSAALESCPQRRGVCTRVYTTTPKKPNSAMRKVARVRLTNGKEVNAYIGGEGHNLQEHSIVLVRGGRVKDLPGVRYHIVRGALDTAGVNGRLQRRSKYGAKRPKK, from the coding sequence ATGCCAACAATTCAGCAATTAGTAAGAAAAGGTAGAAACAAACTCACTAAGAAGAGTAAATCGGCTGCTTTGGAAAGTTGTCCACAGCGAAGAGGCGTGTGTACTCGTGTGTACACTACTACACCTAAGAAACCAAACTCCGCGATGCGTAAAGTTGCGCGTGTGCGTTTGACAAATGGTAAAGAGGTGAACGCCTACATCGGTGGTGAAGGACATAATTTGCAAGAGCACTCGATAGTATTGGTGAGAGGAGGAAGGGTAAAAGATTTACCAGGTGTGCGTTATCACATCGTGCGCGGTGCATTAGATACTGCGGGAGTTAATGGTCGTTTACAAAGAAGAAGTAAGTACGGAGCTAAACGTCCTAAAAAATAA
- the rpsG gene encoding 30S ribosomal protein S7, producing the protein MRKTRAKKRHLLPDPKFNDTLVTRFVNNLMLDGKKSVAFKVFYDAIDIVDQKKEDEEKEALEVWKDALTNVMPHVEVRSRRVGGATFQIPMQIRPDRKISMAMKWLIKYSRARNEKSMAQKLAAEIIAASKEEGAAVKKRVETHRMAEANKAFSHFRF; encoded by the coding sequence ATGAGAAAGACAAGAGCTAAAAAACGTCACTTACTCCCAGATCCTAAGTTTAACGATACTTTGGTAACTCGTTTTGTTAATAACTTAATGTTAGACGGGAAGAAAAGTGTAGCATTTAAAGTATTTTACGATGCAATTGATATCGTAGATCAGAAGAAAGAGGACGAAGAAAAAGAAGCTTTAGAAGTTTGGAAAGATGCGTTAACTAATGTTATGCCGCATGTGGAAGTTCGTTCAAGAAGAGTTGGAGGGGCTACATTCCAAATTCCTATGCAAATTCGCCCAGATAGAAAGATTTCTATGGCGATGAAATGGTTGATTAAATATTCTAGAGCTCGTAACGAGAAATCTATGGCTCAAAAATTAGCTGCTGAAATTATTGCTGCTTCTAAAGAAGAAGGTGCTGCAGTTAAGAAAAGAGTTGAAACTCATAGAATGGCAGAAGCAAACAAAGCATTTTCACACTTTAGATTCTAA
- a CDS encoding OmpA family protein: MDHSLLEQTRSELSPVLVDKVSNYVNESRSNTSQAITGALPLLLAFLNERLQNESSAKQIYDLAHQFEQSGLFSNESFLRVFEQNKHALLGKGNTCILELLRGKEEWAFDGLAEYSNITKEAASGVLAVVFPLIMSVVGKIITTDGLTAQGLASVFLQEKEAFVDAIPSGLHGLASRLGVQSQKFEPVVQPQSIKSTILPKVEAKISSAPGLSASRERRGNKGLLWLLLIPILAIAGYFIYQSFFAKEEIQKPIAPLRSETFGIDKNGVIVDNDLVPLLSVDGDTLNVKNGTLEVTPENFILLNGNYVYNSNGDAIKVDTTLVVTPKSLIVGVYDEATGNFIYDLDPEIEIPLKNGTKLKVGESSVENKLYKFLNDDNATVSEDKTQGWITLDRIYFEKGKSSLTPESKQQLKNLVLILKDYPKAKIKLGGYTDNAGAQEVNQPLSNERAQAAMRTMVLLGLKKERVSAEGYGAAHFVCATNDTPACMAQNRRVDLRVVEK; this comes from the coding sequence ATGGACCATTCATTATTAGAACAGACTAGGAGTGAGCTTTCGCCAGTTTTAGTGGACAAAGTAAGTAATTATGTAAACGAAAGCCGAAGTAATACCTCTCAAGCAATTACGGGAGCATTGCCACTTTTATTAGCCTTTTTAAACGAGAGATTGCAAAATGAATCAAGTGCTAAGCAAATTTATGATTTAGCGCATCAATTTGAGCAATCAGGTTTGTTTTCAAATGAATCGTTTTTACGCGTTTTTGAACAAAATAAGCATGCCTTATTAGGAAAGGGAAATACATGTATCCTCGAATTGTTGAGAGGGAAAGAAGAATGGGCATTTGATGGTTTGGCAGAATATTCCAATATCACTAAAGAAGCCGCGAGTGGAGTGCTTGCCGTTGTGTTTCCACTAATTATGAGTGTCGTTGGTAAAATAATCACAACAGATGGATTAACAGCGCAAGGGCTAGCTTCAGTGTTTTTGCAAGAAAAAGAGGCGTTTGTGGATGCGATTCCTTCAGGATTGCATGGTTTGGCGTCAAGATTGGGCGTTCAATCGCAGAAGTTTGAGCCTGTAGTGCAACCTCAGTCTATAAAATCCACAATCTTGCCTAAGGTAGAAGCTAAAATCTCTTCGGCTCCAGGGCTTTCAGCCTCACGAGAAAGGAGAGGGAACAAAGGCTTGTTGTGGTTGCTTTTAATTCCAATTTTGGCAATAGCAGGATATTTTATTTATCAATCATTTTTTGCTAAAGAAGAAATCCAAAAGCCAATTGCACCTTTGCGTTCAGAAACTTTTGGCATTGATAAAAACGGCGTGATTGTGGATAATGATTTGGTTCCATTGCTCTCCGTTGATGGAGATACGCTAAATGTGAAAAATGGAACTTTAGAAGTTACACCAGAGAACTTTATTTTACTCAATGGGAATTATGTGTATAATTCAAATGGAGACGCAATCAAGGTAGATACCACTTTAGTCGTTACTCCAAAGTCGTTAATCGTAGGTGTTTATGACGAGGCGACAGGAAACTTTATTTACGATTTAGACCCTGAAATAGAAATTCCACTTAAAAATGGAACTAAATTAAAGGTAGGCGAAAGCAGTGTTGAAAATAAATTGTATAAATTCTTAAACGATGATAATGCAACAGTGTCTGAAGATAAAACGCAAGGTTGGATTACTTTAGATAGAATTTATTTTGAAAAAGGGAAATCAAGTTTAACGCCTGAGTCTAAACAGCAATTAAAGAATTTAGTTTTAATTTTAAAAGATTACCCTAAAGCAAAAATCAAATTAGGAGGCTATACAGATAATGCTGGGGCACAAGAAGTGAATCAACCATTGTCAAACGAAAGGGCTCAAGCTGCAATGAGAACAATGGTTTTGCTTGGGCTTAAAAAAGAAAGAGTGTCGGCAGAGGGTTATGGAGCAGCACATTTTGTGTGTGCCACAAATGATACTCCAGCTTGTATGGCACAAAATAGAAGAGTGGATTTGCGGGTAGTGGAAAAATAA
- a CDS encoding glycosyltransferase family 117 protein, whose protein sequence is MNFKKLNNLVGWLMFAIAAIVYLSSMERELSFWDCGEYIVSSSKLGVTHAPGAATFQLLGAVWSGLAFGDGNLYAILINALSALSSAFTILFLFWTITHFARRIMVKIGEDKSKETKTHALSKTDIWVIMLAGVVGSLAFTFSDSFWFSAVEGEVYAMASMFTALLLWLACKWENAAGEPRENRWLVLISLLIGLSTGVHLMAILTVPAICYLYYFRHYKFTWKSFIIANVVTLAVFVFVFKVIFSYTMAFYGNLEVFMVNSLGLPFNSGTVAATIILAAVFGGALYYTKQKNWVTANTAVLSILFMLIGFTSWLVIPIRANANPHMNLNDPDDAIGLLDYYNREQYGDWPVFVGPLYTAHQDPNGVKRNPDGSYKMVDKGPIYKRNRAKGIYEVVGRRQDYVYNDDQIGWFARMYNPQSKANYEALMGPAEQTKAYDPITGKQVTHFKRPSFWQNVQFFLNYQIGYMYLRYLGWNFVGKQNDYQGNMEVTKGNTITGINFIDNILVGGSQENLPTRFKDNKARNVYFAIPLILGLIGFLFQFYKDWGRNFALISLFLLTGVGILLYTNVKPFEPRERDYAVVTSFYVFAAWIGMSVLAIYTLLKQKINPKNALLVSGLTLVAPLLMGFENWDDHTRADRRAAHDLAYNYLVNLDPNSILFVYGDNDTYPLWGLQETAMFRTDVKIANYTLLGSPWNISQAQRRTYDAMPLPSQMTEEDYRQGVNEGIIILDDDLFKQLHEYATQNSPEFLSALNQIKNYNENGMTAKEAMNWILNKENNTKNYLVEVLKQLFRGGVDNVLPTNKIIIPVDKNAVLKNKIVAPYQAEQIVPNVVVTLPNRQIGFKSELFILDIMANYKWDRSIYFSSGGLYDPANIFYLGDYLEFEGFTYKFVPIRTPKGSNGEVGTIDANQMYNDILKYEWSNFNDTSAYFDETCRQNILTYRNAVLRTSEALVKLGENEKAKKLIALMQEKIPYTEFSDGISLYGFIPLYYRLGEDQKAKALSDFLQKQNQEEMAYYNSLPPYEKASVHSDYQRLIGEEQYATANMIDYYLTYKKDTAAAKKVFEAYYTPLENRLNKLAEKAKQVGLENMSEEDVQNLTTDLSLQRSMLGLAVEIDSTYAKRKFKEMTEMMNSIDPREN, encoded by the coding sequence ATGAATTTCAAAAAATTGAACAATCTGGTAGGCTGGCTGATGTTTGCCATTGCTGCCATCGTTTATTTGAGTTCCATGGAGCGTGAATTGAGTTTTTGGGACTGTGGGGAATACATCGTTTCTTCGTCTAAATTGGGCGTAACGCATGCTCCAGGCGCGGCAACTTTTCAACTATTGGGGGCAGTGTGGTCTGGTTTAGCCTTTGGCGACGGAAATCTTTACGCTATTTTAATTAACGCACTTTCGGCTCTGAGTAGTGCTTTTACCATATTATTCCTTTTTTGGACGATTACGCATTTTGCGCGTAGAATTATGGTAAAAATCGGCGAAGACAAAAGCAAAGAAACCAAAACTCACGCGTTGAGCAAAACCGATATTTGGGTGATTATGCTCGCTGGCGTAGTAGGCTCTTTGGCGTTCACTTTTTCGGATTCATTTTGGTTTTCTGCCGTGGAGGGCGAAGTGTATGCCATGGCTTCTATGTTCACCGCTCTACTCTTGTGGCTGGCTTGTAAATGGGAAAATGCCGCGGGCGAACCGAGAGAAAACCGTTGGTTGGTTCTAATTTCATTATTAATTGGTTTATCCACAGGGGTGCACTTGATGGCGATTTTAACGGTGCCTGCGATTTGCTACCTTTATTATTTTAGACATTACAAATTCACTTGGAAATCATTTATCATTGCCAATGTTGTGACTTTGGCGGTGTTTGTTTTTGTGTTCAAAGTGATTTTCTCCTACACCATGGCTTTCTACGGAAATTTAGAAGTTTTCATGGTCAATTCTTTAGGCTTGCCATTTAATTCTGGTACGGTAGCCGCTACAATTATTCTTGCTGCCGTTTTTGGGGGAGCTTTATATTATACCAAACAAAAAAATTGGGTAACAGCCAACACTGCGGTGCTTTCGATTTTATTTATGCTAATCGGTTTTACTAGTTGGCTTGTGATTCCGATCCGTGCCAACGCCAATCCGCACATGAACTTAAACGACCCTGATGATGCGATTGGGCTTTTGGATTATTACAATCGTGAACAATATGGCGATTGGCCTGTTTTTGTAGGTCCTTTATACACAGCACATCAAGATCCAAATGGTGTGAAAAGAAATCCAGATGGAAGCTATAAAATGGTGGACAAAGGTCCTATCTATAAAAGAAACAGAGCCAAAGGCATTTACGAAGTAGTGGGACGCAGACAGGATTATGTGTACAATGATGACCAAATCGGTTGGTTTGCCCGTATGTACAACCCACAATCCAAAGCCAATTACGAGGCTCTCATGGGACCTGCCGAACAAACTAAGGCCTATGATCCTATAACTGGCAAACAGGTTACACATTTTAAACGCCCAAGTTTCTGGCAAAATGTTCAGTTTTTCTTGAACTACCAAATTGGGTACATGTACTTAAGGTATCTCGGCTGGAACTTTGTAGGAAAACAAAACGACTACCAAGGAAACATGGAAGTTACCAAAGGAAACACCATCACGGGGATTAATTTCATCGATAATATTCTGGTAGGTGGTTCGCAGGAAAATTTACCTACTAGATTTAAAGACAACAAAGCACGAAATGTATATTTTGCAATTCCATTAATTTTAGGATTAATCGGATTTTTATTCCAATTTTATAAAGATTGGGGAAGAAACTTTGCCCTGATTTCCCTTTTCTTATTAACAGGTGTAGGGATTCTGCTTTACACCAATGTAAAGCCATTTGAACCAAGAGAGCGCGACTATGCCGTGGTGACTTCTTTTTATGTCTTTGCCGCTTGGATTGGAATGAGTGTTTTAGCCATTTATACTTTATTAAAACAAAAAATAAATCCTAAAAATGCACTTTTAGTAAGTGGTTTAACGCTTGTAGCACCATTGCTTATGGGCTTCGAAAACTGGGACGACCACACGCGTGCCGATCGTCGTGCTGCGCATGATTTAGCCTACAATTATTTAGTAAATTTAGATCCAAATTCCATTTTATTTGTCTACGGAGACAATGATACTTATCCGCTTTGGGGCTTGCAGGAAACAGCTATGTTCCGCACGGATGTAAAAATTGCAAACTACACCTTATTAGGTTCGCCATGGAACATCTCACAAGCACAACGCCGCACTTACGATGCCATGCCTCTCCCTTCTCAAATGACAGAGGAAGATTACCGACAAGGTGTAAACGAGGGCATCATAATTCTTGATGATGATTTATTTAAACAACTTCATGAATATGCCACACAAAATTCGCCTGAGTTTCTGAGTGCCCTAAACCAAATCAAAAACTACAATGAGAATGGAATGACTGCCAAGGAAGCCATGAATTGGATTTTGAATAAAGAAAATAATACTAAAAATTATTTAGTAGAAGTTTTAAAACAATTATTCCGTGGTGGTGTAGATAATGTTTTGCCTACCAATAAAATCATTATCCCAGTAGATAAAAATGCGGTACTTAAAAATAAAATTGTAGCCCCTTACCAAGCAGAACAAATTGTTCCGAATGTCGTGGTAACTCTACCTAACAGACAAATTGGATTCAAGAGTGAATTGTTCATACTAGACATTATGGCAAACTACAAATGGGACAGAAGCATTTACTTCTCTAGTGGAGGATTGTATGACCCTGCCAATATTTTCTATTTGGGCGATTATTTAGAATTTGAAGGATTTACTTATAAGTTTGTTCCTATCAGAACGCCAAAAGGCTCTAATGGAGAAGTGGGCACTATAGACGCCAACCAAATGTATAACGACATTTTGAAATACGAGTGGTCTAACTTTAACGACACAAGTGCTTATTTTGACGAAACTTGCCGCCAGAATATCCTTACTTATAGAAATGCTGTTTTGAGAACCAGCGAAGCCTTAGTAAAATTAGGCGAAAACGAAAAAGCCAAAAAACTCATCGCTCTAATGCAAGAAAAAATCCCTTATACTGAATTTTCAGACGGAATTTCGTTGTACGGATTCATTCCGTTGTATTACCGATTGGGCGAAGACCAAAAGGCTAAAGCACTTTCCGATTTTCTACAAAAACAAAATCAGGAAGAAATGGCTTATTACAACTCTCTCCCACCGTACGAAAAGGCAAGTGTACACAGCGATTATCAACGATTGATCGGAGAAGAGCAATATGCAACCGCCAATATGATTGATTATTATTTAACTTATAAAAAAGATACTGCAGCGGCTAAAAAAGTGTTTGAAGCTTACTATACTCCGCTCGAAAACCGATTAAATAAATTAGCCGAGAAAGCTAAACAAGTAGGACTTGAAAATATGAGCGAGGAAGATGTACAAAACCTCACAACCGACTTGTCTTTGCAACGCAGTATGCTTGGTCTTGCAGTGGAAATAGATAGCACATATGCTAAAAGGAAATTCAAAGAAATGACAGAAATGATGAATTCCATCGACCCGAGAGAAAATTAA
- a CDS encoding lysophospholipid acyltransferase family protein — protein MFLKIAKHIIFLLAKIPTRLLFIFADFLFFIQTYFVQYRKKVVVENLKSSFPTFSDKKIQSLAKKFNRHLCDYAVEAVRALKISQKELDMRIEFKNLEILKQIKAENKNCMLLCGHIFNWEWLIGAVHHLPTPNTFAVYHALSNKEIDDIMRQSRERFNTHAIDMKETPRVMMKTPNDGNSTFLFVADQSPHSSMIHYDLDFLNQTTPVFIGFDKLARKLNYGVVYVNISKPKRGHYIFSFERLMPENESFAPNEIVHLFYKALEKNIETDPANWLWSHRRWKYKRGIDY, from the coding sequence ATGTTTTTAAAAATCGCTAAACATATCATTTTTTTATTAGCAAAAATTCCGACAAGGCTTTTGTTCATTTTTGCTGATTTTTTATTCTTTATTCAAACTTATTTTGTTCAGTATAGAAAAAAAGTGGTTGTTGAAAATTTAAAATCGTCTTTCCCCACTTTTTCAGACAAAAAGATTCAATCTTTAGCTAAAAAATTTAATCGACACTTGTGCGACTATGCAGTGGAGGCAGTGCGTGCTCTGAAAATCTCACAAAAAGAGCTCGACATGCGTATTGAGTTTAAAAATCTTGAAATCCTAAAACAAATTAAGGCTGAAAATAAAAACTGTATGTTGCTTTGTGGGCATATCTTCAATTGGGAATGGCTCATTGGGGCGGTGCATCATCTGCCTACGCCAAACACCTTTGCGGTGTACCATGCACTGAGTAATAAGGAGATTGATGATATTATGCGACAATCTCGTGAGCGATTTAACACGCACGCGATTGACATGAAGGAAACGCCCCGCGTGATGATGAAAACGCCCAATGATGGAAATTCCACCTTTTTGTTTGTTGCAGATCAAAGTCCGCATAGTAGTATGATTCATTATGATTTGGATTTCTTGAACCAAACAACGCCCGTGTTCATTGGGTTTGATAAATTAGCCCGAAAACTAAATTATGGTGTGGTGTATGTAAACATATCTAAACCAAAACGCGGACATTATATCTTTTCGTTTGAGAGATTAATGCCCGAAAATGAATCTTTTGCACCAAACGAAATTGTGCATTTATTCTACAAAGCCTTAGAAAAAAACATTGAAACCGATCCTGCCAACTGGCTTTGGAGTCATCGTCGCTGGAAATATAAAAGAGGAATAGACTATTGA